From a region of the Geothrix sp. 21YS21S-2 genome:
- a CDS encoding nitrogen regulation protein NR(II) produces the protein MFSRSGPGLGWGLLAACALIAAFGLVAANRLNEGIERTLLLAAALMAAAFMPVLAFEVRHAHRAKRDDRALVKAFQGSPLPIFALDREGRIQRYWNPAAESRFRLAAAEVMGRPMPVALPGLGQELGHLLERAFLGEPIGGIQGQGRPSAGPAFPLTLHMTPLRGAGNRVEAVLVILLDATEARNLEQQLLHSQKLETAGEFLSSVTHDVNTILTSILGCNELLLRDPHLSPEQKRRLEVMRRGASRGHALAARLLRYVRKAPTERQCTDLNELVLEVAALLKESAGSSVSFRCQLDPDLPAPLVEPTEIHQVIMNLGTNARDAMPGGGDLTFRTRLAGPGEAPGLPRPVVLLEVQDTGTGIPAEVLGRMFEPFFTTKGAGKGTGLGLAVVDRIVKAHGGQVRCSSREGEGALFQVFLPC, from the coding sequence GTGTTCTCCCGATCAGGCCCGGGACTGGGCTGGGGACTCCTGGCTGCCTGTGCCCTCATCGCAGCCTTCGGGCTGGTGGCTGCAAACCGGCTGAACGAGGGAATCGAGCGAACGCTGCTCCTGGCGGCGGCCCTGATGGCGGCCGCCTTCATGCCCGTATTGGCCTTCGAAGTGCGCCATGCCCACCGCGCGAAACGGGACGACCGGGCCCTGGTGAAGGCCTTCCAGGGCTCGCCCCTGCCCATCTTCGCCCTGGACCGGGAGGGCCGGATCCAGCGGTATTGGAACCCGGCGGCCGAAAGCCGCTTCCGGCTCGCCGCCGCTGAGGTGATGGGCCGGCCCATGCCCGTGGCCCTGCCCGGCCTGGGGCAGGAGCTCGGCCACCTCCTGGAGCGGGCCTTCCTCGGGGAGCCCATCGGCGGCATCCAGGGCCAGGGAAGGCCCAGCGCCGGCCCCGCCTTCCCCCTGACCCTCCACATGACCCCCCTCCGCGGGGCAGGCAACCGCGTGGAAGCCGTGCTGGTGATCCTCCTCGACGCCACCGAGGCCCGGAACCTCGAGCAGCAGCTCCTGCACAGCCAGAAGCTGGAGACCGCGGGGGAGTTCCTGAGCAGCGTCACCCACGACGTCAACACCATCCTCACGAGCATCCTGGGCTGCAACGAGCTCCTGCTCCGGGATCCCCACCTGAGTCCCGAGCAGAAGCGCCGGCTGGAGGTCATGAGGAGAGGCGCAAGCCGGGGCCATGCCCTGGCGGCCCGCCTCCTGCGGTACGTGCGCAAGGCCCCGACCGAGCGTCAGTGCACGGACCTGAACGAACTGGTGCTGGAGGTCGCCGCGCTTCTCAAGGAATCGGCCGGTTCCTCGGTGAGCTTCCGGTGCCAGCTGGATCCGGACTTGCCGGCCCCCCTGGTGGAGCCCACCGAGATCCACCAGGTGATCATGAATCTGGGCACCAACGCACGGGACGCCATGCCCGGGGGCGGGGACCTCACCTTCCGCACCCGCCTGGCAGGTCCGGGGGAGGCCCCCGGCCTGCCGCGCCCCGTGGTCCTCCTGGAGGTCCAGGACACGGGCACGGGGATCCCGGCGGAGGTGCTGGGGCGCATGTTCGAGCCCTTCTTCACCACCAAGGGGGCAGGCAAGGGCACAGGCCTCGGCCTGGCGGTGGTGGACCGCATCGTCAAGGCCCACGGGGGCCAGGTGCGCTGCTCCAGCCGGGAAGGGGAGGGCGCGCTGTTCCAGGTCTTCCTGCCCTGCTAG
- a CDS encoding 3-hydroxyacyl-CoA dehydrogenase family protein has product MDLNTRMQNVAVVGAAGKMGSGIALLLALELAYRALEDRQATFVLSLIDMNDAGLQGLLRYVRDQARKDGERQMNRLRALYKDRRDLVENAEMVDEFVAEVMLHVRTGKTLALAKDALLVFEAAFEKEEIKFQIYNELAVLCPPSAWFLTNTSSIPLHVLTDHCGIQGRMIGFHFYNPPAVQKLVELIPPEGCDPDLVAASEELALVLRKKTVPARDIAGFIGNGHFMRDGLHCIREMEHLAEDYGFVQAVYMVEKVSRDWLLRPMGMFQLIDYVGIDVFQLILRVMDKYLKEGLHSDLVDAFLEMGVKGGQTSSGAQKDGFLRYEKGRPVGIFDPAIRDYVPMDAAFTADLDGRLGPHPDPSLTWKGLSRDAGREEKLRAYFKALKGLDSLGAGMARNHVEDSREVALDLVRQGVAARAEDVNAVLTLGFFHLYGPVNDYLD; this is encoded by the coding sequence ATGGACCTGAACACCCGAATGCAGAACGTCGCCGTGGTCGGCGCCGCGGGCAAGATGGGCAGCGGCATCGCCCTGCTGCTCGCCCTGGAACTGGCCTACCGCGCCCTGGAGGACCGGCAGGCCACCTTCGTTCTCAGCCTCATCGACATGAACGACGCCGGCCTCCAGGGCCTGCTGCGCTACGTGCGCGACCAGGCCCGCAAGGACGGGGAGCGGCAGATGAACCGCCTGCGCGCCCTGTACAAGGACCGGCGCGACCTGGTGGAGAACGCCGAGATGGTCGACGAGTTCGTGGCCGAGGTCATGCTCCACGTGCGCACGGGCAAGACCCTGGCCCTGGCCAAGGACGCCCTTCTGGTCTTCGAGGCAGCCTTCGAGAAGGAGGAGATCAAGTTCCAGATCTACAACGAGCTGGCCGTGCTGTGTCCGCCTTCGGCCTGGTTCCTCACCAACACCTCCAGCATCCCCCTCCACGTGCTCACCGACCACTGCGGCATCCAGGGCCGCATGATCGGCTTCCACTTCTACAACCCGCCCGCGGTCCAGAAGCTGGTCGAGCTGATCCCCCCCGAGGGCTGCGACCCCGACCTGGTGGCCGCTTCGGAGGAACTGGCCCTGGTGCTGCGCAAGAAGACCGTGCCGGCCCGTGACATCGCCGGCTTCATCGGCAACGGCCACTTCATGCGGGACGGCCTCCACTGCATCCGCGAGATGGAGCACCTCGCCGAGGACTACGGCTTCGTCCAGGCCGTGTACATGGTCGAGAAGGTGAGCCGGGACTGGCTCCTGCGGCCCATGGGCATGTTCCAGCTCATCGACTACGTGGGCATCGACGTGTTCCAGCTGATCCTGCGGGTCATGGACAAGTACCTTAAGGAGGGCCTCCATTCCGACCTGGTGGACGCGTTCCTGGAGATGGGCGTCAAGGGCGGCCAGACCTCCTCCGGGGCCCAGAAGGACGGCTTCCTGCGCTACGAGAAGGGCCGCCCCGTGGGCATCTTCGATCCGGCCATCCGGGACTACGTGCCCATGGACGCCGCCTTCACGGCGGACCTGGACGGGCGCCTGGGGCCCCACCCCGACCCGTCCCTCACCTGGAAGGGCCTCTCCCGGGATGCCGGCAGGGAGGAGAAGCTGCGCGCCTACTTCAAGGCCCTCAAGGGCCTGGATTCCCTGGGCGCCGGCATGGCCCGGAACCACGTGGAGGACAGCCGGGAGGTCGCCCTGGACCTGGTGCGCCAGGGCGTGGCGGCCCGGGCCGAGGACGTGAACGCCGTCCTGACCCTGGGCTTCTTCCACCTGTACGGCCCCGTCAACGACTACCTGGACTGA
- the accC gene encoding acetyl-CoA carboxylase biotin carboxylase subunit, with amino-acid sequence MFKKILIANRGEITIRVIRACKELGVPTVAVYSEADRAALHVRAADEAYCIGPAPSRDSYLRYDRILEVAAKCGADAIHPGYGFLSENVAFAEACAAQGVTFIGPNPRAIRVMGNKTTSRVAVFEMGVPLVPGMRENLQSEDQALEWADRIGFPIMMKAAAGGGGKGLRQILRREDVVAAYRAAKSESLASFGDDAVYMERYIENPRHIEIQVLGDKHGNLIYCPERECSIQRRHQKVIEEAPSTIVDPVMRKAMGEAAIKAARAVDYDSAGTVEFIVSGKSREFFFLEMNTRLQVEHPITEMITGIDLCKEMIRSAAGYVLPFRQEDIPCHGHALECRIYAEDPDNRFLPTPGRIIGLRVPGGPWVRDESGMYEGLDVPIHYDPMLSKLVVWGSTRERMITRMQRALSEYAVKGIKTTIPFHARMLKNERFLSGDIDTNFIDNEFQPLDEAREKPNEDIALVAAAIGAYRRDKEKALGRVGGEGGPAGDVSAWKASGRVKRDPGF; translated from the coding sequence ATGTTCAAGAAGATTCTCATCGCCAACCGGGGCGAGATCACCATCCGGGTCATCCGCGCCTGCAAGGAGCTGGGGGTGCCCACCGTGGCCGTCTACTCCGAGGCGGACCGGGCCGCCCTGCACGTGAGGGCGGCGGACGAGGCCTACTGCATCGGGCCCGCCCCCAGCCGGGATTCCTACCTGCGCTACGACCGGATTCTCGAGGTGGCCGCGAAGTGCGGCGCCGACGCCATCCACCCGGGCTACGGGTTCCTGTCGGAGAACGTGGCCTTCGCGGAGGCCTGCGCCGCCCAGGGCGTCACCTTCATCGGGCCCAATCCCAGGGCCATCCGCGTCATGGGCAACAAGACCACCTCCCGGGTGGCGGTCTTCGAGATGGGGGTGCCCCTGGTGCCCGGCATGCGGGAGAACCTCCAGTCCGAGGACCAGGCCCTGGAATGGGCCGACCGGATCGGGTTTCCCATCATGATGAAGGCCGCCGCCGGCGGCGGCGGCAAGGGCCTGCGCCAGATCCTGCGCCGCGAGGACGTGGTGGCCGCCTACCGCGCCGCCAAGTCCGAGAGCCTGGCGTCCTTCGGCGACGACGCGGTCTACATGGAGCGGTACATCGAGAACCCCCGGCACATCGAGATCCAGGTGCTGGGCGACAAGCACGGCAACCTCATCTACTGCCCGGAGCGCGAGTGCTCCATCCAGCGCCGGCACCAGAAGGTCATCGAGGAGGCCCCTTCGACCATCGTGGACCCCGTGATGCGCAAGGCCATGGGCGAGGCCGCCATCAAGGCGGCCCGGGCCGTGGACTACGACTCGGCGGGCACGGTGGAATTCATCGTCTCGGGCAAGTCCAGGGAGTTCTTCTTCCTCGAGATGAACACGCGCCTCCAGGTGGAGCACCCCATCACCGAGATGATCACGGGCATCGACCTGTGCAAGGAGATGATCCGCAGCGCTGCGGGCTACGTCCTGCCCTTCCGGCAGGAGGACATCCCGTGCCACGGCCACGCGCTCGAATGCCGCATCTACGCCGAGGACCCCGACAACCGCTTCCTTCCCACGCCGGGCAGGATCATCGGCCTGCGGGTCCCGGGCGGCCCCTGGGTGCGGGACGAGTCCGGCATGTACGAGGGCCTGGACGTGCCCATCCACTACGACCCCATGCTCAGCAAGCTGGTGGTCTGGGGCAGCACCCGGGAGCGCATGATCACCCGCATGCAGCGGGCCCTGTCGGAATACGCCGTGAAGGGCATCAAGACCACCATCCCCTTCCACGCCCGCATGCTGAAGAACGAACGCTTCCTCTCCGGGGACATCGACACCAACTTCATCGACAACGAGTTCCAGCCCCTCGACGAGGCCCGGGAAAAGCCCAACGAGGACATCGCGCTGGTGGCCGCGGCCATCGGGGCCTACCGCAGGGACAAGGAGAAGGCGCTGGGCCGGGTCGGCGGCGAGGGCGGCCCGGCGGGGGACGTCTCGGCCTGGAAGGCCAGCGGCAGGGTCAAGCGGGATCCGGGATTCTGA
- a CDS encoding enoyl-CoA hydratase/isomerase family protein, with protein MSDHVRLVIENGIGIVTIDRQEVLNALDDGILAGLEEAFLALGRDPSIRAVILTGAGKAFVAGADIKAMAAFTPVEARSFAQRGQRIFTLIEDYPHPVIAAINGYALGGGCELAMTCDIRIASEKAKAGQPEANLGVLPGFGGTQRLARILGRSAAKYLLFTGEVISAARGLELGLFNEVVAPENLMPRCMEIATAIAAKAPVAVSSVKRAVNEGTDGPLAHGLALEAELFSRTFSTLDQKEGMQAFIDKRPARFLGK; from the coding sequence ATGAGCGACCATGTGAGACTTGTCATCGAGAACGGCATCGGCATCGTGACGATCGATCGCCAGGAGGTACTCAACGCCCTGGACGACGGGATCCTCGCGGGTCTCGAGGAGGCCTTCCTCGCGCTGGGGCGCGACCCCTCGATCCGCGCCGTGATCCTCACCGGAGCGGGCAAGGCCTTCGTGGCCGGGGCCGACATCAAGGCCATGGCGGCGTTCACGCCGGTGGAGGCCCGGAGCTTCGCCCAGCGCGGCCAGCGGATCTTCACGCTCATCGAGGACTACCCGCACCCCGTCATCGCCGCGATCAACGGCTACGCCCTGGGCGGCGGCTGCGAGCTGGCCATGACCTGCGACATCCGCATCGCCAGCGAGAAGGCCAAGGCCGGCCAGCCCGAGGCGAACCTGGGCGTCCTCCCCGGCTTCGGGGGCACCCAGCGGCTGGCCCGCATCCTGGGGCGGTCCGCAGCGAAGTACCTCCTCTTCACGGGCGAGGTGATCAGCGCCGCCCGGGGCCTGGAACTGGGCCTCTTCAACGAGGTGGTGGCGCCGGAGAACCTCATGCCCCGCTGCATGGAGATCGCCACCGCCATCGCCGCCAAGGCCCCGGTGGCGGTCTCCAGCGTCAAGCGGGCCGTGAACGAGGGCACCGACGGCCCCCTGGCCCACGGCCTCGCCCTGGAGGCCGAGCTCTTCTCCCGGACCTTTTCCACGCTCGACCAGAAGGAAGGCATGCAGGCCTTCATCGACAAACGACCCGCCCGGTTCCTGGGCAAGTAG
- a CDS encoding biotin/lipoyl-containing protein, producing the protein MVYIGTHQGRTTKAKVVEPRPGIFTVTLGEAEYHVDFLEPQPNIYSLIIDGRSFEVDVDARPDGDVFDVFIKGDHYEVEMVEEKKKKLAMKMSKGATGRQDMKSPMAGNVRAVLVQPGDRVVAGQVVLILEAMKMQNELKSAIDGIVASVTAREGVAVAAGDPLLVVEPWEPQFPTG; encoded by the coding sequence ATGGTCTACATCGGCACCCACCAAGGCCGCACCACCAAGGCGAAAGTCGTGGAACCCCGCCCGGGCATCTTCACGGTGACCCTGGGCGAGGCGGAGTACCACGTCGACTTCCTGGAGCCCCAGCCCAACATCTACTCCCTGATCATCGACGGCCGCTCCTTCGAGGTGGACGTGGACGCCAGGCCCGACGGCGACGTGTTCGACGTCTTCATCAAGGGCGACCACTACGAGGTCGAGATGGTGGAGGAGAAGAAGAAGAAGCTGGCCATGAAGATGAGCAAGGGCGCCACGGGCCGGCAGGACATGAAGTCCCCCATGGCCGGCAACGTGAGGGCCGTCCTGGTCCAGCCCGGGGACCGCGTCGTCGCTGGCCAGGTGGTGCTGATCCTCGAGGCCATGAAGATGCAGAACGAGCTCAAGTCCGCCATCGACGGGATCGTGGCCTCCGTCACCGCCCGCGAGGGCGTGGCCGTGGCCGCCGGCGACCCCCTGCTGGTGGTGGAGCCCTGGGAACCGCAGTTCCCCACCGGTTGA
- a CDS encoding beta-ketoacyl synthase N-terminal-like domain-containing protein, which translates to MKTMHKPVYLAAGAYTMSLGTGRPEFNPRTPRPGLDHYIRQAGAATLAQVGDPEAIDESVIGNFMAARFNRQGHLGSLMTIVHPALEYKPSLRVEGACASGGLALASAVKSVLSGMADAVLVMGVEVQNTVKAIYCADFLAGAGWYDGERKDGHTYFFPGKFSDRAGAYSAKVGPEKARQAFAHWYRNAVESARLNPDAQEHFNRTADLVAQGLTPPNPKGFTDHLNLFDCSKVSDGAASIIVASEEGWRRLGLARQDVVELAGYGQMAANLTAPPPDLTEMTTCRRAAEQAMAMAGTGIADMGVAEVHDCFTVSGVLLTEALGMAGPGGGADAVLEGLTRRDGRWPTNTGGGLVGYGHPTGATGVRMAVDLWRQLTGRAAGYQVDVKKDHGILVSMGGNDKTVVSMILKR; encoded by the coding sequence ATGAAGACCATGCACAAGCCCGTCTACCTCGCCGCAGGCGCCTACACCATGAGCCTGGGCACCGGCCGCCCCGAGTTCAATCCCCGGACCCCGAGGCCGGGCCTGGACCACTACATCCGCCAGGCCGGCGCGGCCACCCTGGCCCAGGTCGGGGACCCCGAAGCCATCGACGAGAGCGTCATCGGCAACTTCATGGCCGCGCGGTTCAACCGCCAGGGCCACCTGGGTTCGCTCATGACCATCGTCCACCCCGCGCTGGAGTACAAGCCCAGCCTGCGGGTGGAGGGGGCCTGCGCCTCCGGCGGCCTCGCCCTGGCCTCGGCGGTCAAGAGCGTCCTCAGCGGCATGGCCGACGCCGTGCTGGTCATGGGCGTGGAGGTGCAGAACACCGTCAAGGCCATCTACTGCGCCGACTTCCTCGCCGGGGCCGGGTGGTACGACGGGGAGCGCAAGGACGGCCACACCTACTTCTTCCCCGGGAAGTTCTCCGACCGCGCCGGGGCGTATTCCGCCAAGGTGGGCCCGGAGAAGGCCCGGCAGGCCTTCGCCCACTGGTACCGCAACGCCGTGGAGTCCGCCCGGCTCAACCCCGACGCCCAGGAGCACTTCAACAGGACGGCGGACCTCGTGGCCCAGGGCCTCACCCCGCCCAATCCCAAGGGCTTCACCGACCACCTGAACCTCTTCGACTGCTCCAAGGTCTCCGACGGCGCGGCCTCGATCATCGTGGCCTCCGAGGAGGGCTGGCGCCGCCTCGGGCTGGCCCGGCAGGACGTGGTGGAGCTGGCCGGGTACGGCCAGATGGCCGCCAACCTCACGGCGCCCCCGCCCGACCTCACGGAGATGACCACCTGCCGCAGGGCCGCCGAGCAGGCCATGGCCATGGCCGGCACCGGCATCGCCGACATGGGCGTAGCCGAGGTCCACGACTGCTTCACCGTATCGGGCGTGCTGCTCACCGAGGCCCTGGGCATGGCCGGGCCCGGGGGCGGCGCCGACGCCGTGCTGGAGGGCCTCACCCGCCGCGACGGGCGCTGGCCCACCAACACGGGCGGCGGCCTCGTGGGCTACGGCCACCCCACCGGCGCCACCGGCGTGCGCATGGCCGTGGATCTGTGGCGCCAGCTCACGGGCCGGGCGGCCGGTTACCAGGTGGACGTGAAGAAGGACCACGGCATCCTGGTGTCCATGGGCGGCAACGACAAGACCGTGGTGTCGATGATCCTCAAACGCTAG